The sequence below is a genomic window from Luteitalea sp..
CGGATGTCAGCACCTGTTCCTTCGGCCCGTCCAGGAAGAGCCGGCCATCCTTGAGCAGGATGACGCGCTCGATCTCCGGGATGCTCACCCGCGGTTGCAGACCATGGCCGAGCGCGCAAGCTTGGAATGTCCGCTCGCGATGAGGTGGTGTCGTAAGGAAATCCTGGGGCATCTCATCGATTCCGCCGCCAACAATCACCATCGCTTCATCCGGGCTCAAGCCGTCGTTCGCCTGCAGTTTCCTCCGTACCAGCAGGACCAGTGGGTCGCGGCACAAGGCTATCGCGAGCGTCCGTGGCTCGAGCTGGTCGAGCTCTGGCGGCTGTACAACCAGCACCTCGTTCACGTGATGAACAGGGTGCCGAAGGAGTCACTCGGGAACGAGTGCGTGGTCTCGCCTGACGAGCCGTCGACCCTGGCCGACCACATGGTGGACTACGTCCGCCACGTGGAGCATCACCTAGGGCAAATCTTCGCTCAGGGTTGAAGCGCGATGGGACCGTCACCGAGGCGGCTTGGGATCGCTCTTGAAGCTCTCGGGGAACGCCGTCGCTCCTGGTCCATCCTTACGCCGCAGGTTGTTCTGGCCGCCGCGATCTCGATAGAGCGGCATCTGCATGCCGTCGGTCTGCTCGAGGACGTCGAAGAGCTGTTGGTTCATCTGCTCCACGACCTCCTTGTGCGCGGGATCGTTGATGAGATTCTTGATCTCGCCAGGGTCGGCTTGTAGGTCGTACAGCTCGTCCAAGTCCCAAATGCCGTGATAGTGGATGTACTTGTAACGCTGCGCCCGCAAGGCATGGATGGTCGGCGTCTGAGGGAAGTTCCGTTCCCAGAAGTACTCGTACAGCACGGAGTCCCGCCACGGCACCTCTTTGCCTCGCGCGAGGTCGAGGAAGCTGCGGCCGTCCATGTCCGAAGGCGGCTGGAGCCCGGCGGCCGCGAGCACGGTCGGTGCGATGTCGATGTTCCCCACGACCTCCGAGACCTTGCCGCCTGCGGGAAGCTCGCCTGGCGCATACGCGACGAGCGGTACCAGCATCGACTCCTCGTATGCTGTCCGCTTGTCGATGAGACCATGCTCACCCCAGGCAAAGCCGTTGTCTCCCATGAGCATGATGACGGTTGATTCGAGCAGGCCTTGCTCGCGGAGCGCCTCAACCACGCGACCCACACTGTCGTCCACGGCCAACACGGCCTCCAGGTACCGACGGTACTCCTCCGTGATGTCGCGCCGGCCGTAGTACGCGAAGTCGACGCCGTGCCAGCTGTTGCGTTGGTTGGTGACCCACATGGGACGCCCGGCCGGATCGGTGGTGGGATCGAACGAGGCGGGCCAGTCCACCTGCTGCTTTGCGTAGCGCCCTTGATGGCGCTCGGCCGGCGTGAAATTCTCGTGGACGGCCTTGTGCGACAAGTAGAGCATGAACGGGCGCTTCGCATCGCGCTCTTTCAGCCAGTCGAGGGCGTAGTCGGTGAGCTCGTCGGTGATGTATCCCTTCTGTGGGACATGACGGCCGTTGACATTGAAGATCGTCTTGGGCCCCGGGAGATACTGTCCTTGCCCACTGAAGCTGACCCAATGATCGAATCCGCGTTGGGGGTCGTCTGTATCGTGGCCCATGTGCCATTTCCCGACGAACGCGGTCTCGTAGCCGCCGTTCTGCAGGTACTGCGAGAAGAACACGAGGCCAGGCGGGACAGGCTCGTTGTTGTTGATGACGCGGTGCCGATGCGCGTAGAGCCCGGTCAGAATGGACGCTCGGCTCGGCGAGCAGAGCGAGGTCGTGACCACCGCATGCGGGAAGTGCACGCCGCCGCGAGCCAGCGCGTCGATGTGGGGTGTTTCGACGAACGGGTGGCCCGTGAAGCCGAACACGTCGTACCGCAAGTCGTCCACCAGAATGAAGACGACGTTGCGGGGCTTCGCGTTGGGGATGGGCGGTAGTTGCAGCGATGGCTGTGCCTCAGTCGCCGATTCCGTGCTCTGTCCACTGTGCGCGCGCGCTCTCTCTCCAGCGGAAAAGGGCTCGGATCCGACCGAGGTTGTTATGACGTACAGAAGCGGAAGGGTGGTGACAAGGAAGCGAAGCATGGCTCGAGTTATGGATGCCCGCCCAATATACAGGTATCGTCTTCCCACACACAAGGAGCGCAGGCCCTTCCGACAGCGTCAGGTGATCGGGAAAGAGAGCTCAGAGCTCAACACCTCAACACTCAACTCCCGTGCCTTGACCGACCCGTGGAGATCATGGTAAGGAAGTAAGGTAGAGCGCTGAGAATGCAGTAATACCTGAACGACTGTAAGGCCTCATGGAGGGAGCCATGGCGAAGCACCAAGACGTTCGCTACGCCAGCCGTCTGACGCGAAAGGCGCAGGTCACGATACCCCGGGCCGTGCGAGAGACCCTCGGCGTGGCGCCCGGGGATTACATCGCCTACGAGCTGGGCGAGGGACGCGTCTCGCTCCGCCGTGTGGAGCCATTCGACCTCGAGTTCCATGCGGCCCTCAGCGAGACCCTCGACGAGTGGAGTACGCCGGAGGACGAAGAGGCGTTCCGTGACCTGTGACGCCTGGGAGGTCGTGGCCGTGCCGTTTCCCTTCACGGATCGTAGTGGGCAAAAGCGTCGTCCGGCGCTCATCTTGAGCCCGCGCCGCTTCAATGCCGAGGGGCACAGCGTGATGGCCATGATGACCACCAAGCGTCATGCGCCCTGGCCCGGCGACACCTCGATTGCCAATCTCGATGCCGCTGGACTCCGTACCGCCTGCATCGTCCGCCTCAAGATCTTCACCCTCGACAATCGCCTCATCGTCCGCCGGATCGGCTCGCTGGCGGCGCCAGACAAGAAGGCAATCCGCGCGAGCGTCCGCCAGCATCTCTGGTAGGCGGCAGGCAGCCGTCCAGCCGGTTCCAACCACTCGCGAGCGCGCGATAACGCCAGGCTATGCCTACCATCAAAATAATAGATACGAACGATCCTATGCATATAATCGCTGCACGGTCTTTCTGCTCGAGGGGCGCCGGCCGCCATCGTGCTCTGGAAACCGAGAGTACGGCGGTCTCTGTGTTCCCATCTCCCGTGGGCAGTACGAAGAAAGGCAGCGCGCTTGATGGACCCGTATCCCCAGCGACCCCAAGGTGGCCTCTACACACCGGATCGTGAGCACGACGCCTGCGGCGTCGGCTTTCTCGTGAATCTCAAGGGGCGTCGCAGCCGTTCCATTGTCAATCTTGGTCTCGAGGCGCTCGAACGGCTTGCGCACCGCGCGGCCACCGGCGGGGACTGTTGCACGGGCGATGGGGCGGGTCTCCTCATCCAGATTCCTGACAAACTGTTCCGCCGTGAGGCGGCGCTCGGCCGCATCACGGCGGACGAGAGCGCCCCCCGGCTCACGACGCTGCCCGCGTCCGGGCGCTACGCCGTTGGCTTGTTCTTCGGCTCACCAGACCCACAGGCGAACGCCCTCGCAAAGATGCTGTTTGCCATGGTCGTGCGGCAGGAGGGCCAACAGCTTCTCGGCTGGCGCCGCGTTCCCACCGACAATCGCAGTCTCGGTGACATTGCCAAGGGCGTCGAGCCGGCGATGGACCACGTCTTCCTGGCGCCCGGCGAGGCGGCAGACGATGAGGACGCCTTCGAGCGGAGGCTGCTCGTCATTCGGCAGCGCTTTCAGACGCTCGTCCGCACCAGCGGCATCGACGACCGCAAGTACTTCTACGTCGCGAGCCTCTCGTGTCGCACGCTGGTGTACAAGGGCATGCTCACGCCGATGCAGCTCCGCGAGTATTTCGCGGATCTCGACGACCCGCGGCTCGAGAGCGCGCTGTGTCTGTTCCACTCGCGTTTTTCGACCAACACGTTTCCGAGCTGGGAGCTGGCGCATCCCTACCGCATGGTCGCGCACAACGGCGAGATCAACACGCTGCGCGGCAACATCAACTGGATGCGCGCGCGCGAGGCGCAGCTCGCGTCACCGCTTCTCGACGGGGACATTCCGAAGATCCTGCCAGTGGTCCGGGAAGGGCTCAGCGACTCGGCCTGCTTCGACTCCGTCCTGGAGCTCTTGGCGTTGGGCGGACGCTCGCTCCCGCATGCCGTGATGATGATGATCCCCGAAGCGTGGGAGCGCCACGAGAGCATGAGCGCCGAGAAGAAGTCGTTCTACGCCTATCACTCCTGTCTCATGGAGCCGTGGGACGGACCCGCCTGCATTTGCTTCACCGACGGGCGGCAGATTGGTGCCGTCCTCGACCGAAACGGCTTGCGACCGGCGCGCTACTGGGTCACGAAGGACGACCTCGTCATCGTCGGCTCCGAAGTGGGCATTCTCGATGTCCCGGCGGACCGCATCGCGGAGAAGGGACGCTTGCAGCCGGGGCGGATGTTCCTCGTCGACCTGCACGAGCAGCGCATTATTGGTGACGATGAGCTGAAGCATCGAATTGCAACGGAACAGCCATACCAGCAGTGGGTCGCGGAGAATCTCATTCCACTCGATCACCTGGATCCGGCCGATCCGCCGCCGGCACTCCAGCCCGATGAGCGACACGTTCGCCAGCTCGCCTTCGGCTACACGCAGGAAGAGCTCAAGCTGCTCCTGGCGCCGATGGCGATGAAGGGCGAGGAGGCGGTCGGCTCGATGGGGAACGACGCCGCGCTGGCGGTGCTCAGCAATCGGCCACGCGCGCTGGCGGACTACTTCCAGCAGTTGTTCGCGCAGGTGACCAATCCGCCGCTGGATGCGATCCGAGAACGGCTGGTCACGTCGGTGACGACCGCCATCGGACCCGAGCGAAACCTGCTCGACCCGGAACCGGACAGTTGTCGGATGATTCTGTGCGACAGCCCGTTCCTCGACAACGAGGAAATGGCCCGCTTCAAGGCGCTTGCGCAGTACGACCGCGTGGGGCACCGGTTTGCCGCGAACGGTCGAAGCGCCGATCTCGAGCCGGCAGTTGGTGCTGGAGAACGCAAGGGGCCCGAGCCAGACAACCCGTACTACGTGACGGCGCTCGACATGATCTTTCCGGTCGCGGAGGGTGAGGAGGGGCTCGAGCCGGCGCTCAAGGCGTTGTTTGCAAAGGCGGACATTGCCATTGGCAAGGGTGCGAGGGTCCTCGTGCTTTCGGATCGGGCGGTGGATGCCCATCACGCGGCGATTCCCGCGCTGCTGGCGGTGGCAGGGCTGCAGAATCACCTGGTTCGCGAGGGCACGCGCACGAACGTGACGCTCATCGTCGAGACGGGCGAGGCGCGCGAGGTGCACCAATTTGCGACGCTCATCGGCTACGGTGCAAGCGCCGTCAATCCTTGGCTGGTGCTGGAGACGCTGCCGGCGCTTGGCGATCTCGGCTTCGTGGATCCCACGATGCCAGCGGCCAAGCTGCGCCGCCAGTACCTCAAGGCCGTAGAAAAGGGTGTCGTCAAAGTGATGTCCAAGATGGGCATCTCGACGATTGCCAGCTATCGCGGGGCACAGGTGTTCGAGGCTGTCGGTTTGTCGAAGGAGCTCGTCGACAAGTACTTCACTTACACGCCATCACGCATCGGCGGTCTCGGCATTCGCGAGATTGCGCGCGAGACCCTCGTGCATCACGCGCAGGCCTTCGGGTACGCGCGGCCGCCGAAGCTTTATGCGAAGGCGGAAGGCCGCGCGCTACCGGCGGCTGCTACGGTCGTGCGTAGCGCGGGGCCTTCAGGCCCCGCGTCGCCAAGCCGCGTGTTACCCGAGCTCGACAGCGGCGGCCAATATCAATGGCGCAGCGAGGGTGAATACCACCTCTTCAACCCGGAGACCGTCTTTCGCCTGCAGCACGCGACGCGCTCCGCGCGCTACGACATGTTCCGGGAGTACACCCGTCGTGTCGACGAGCAGAGCGAGCGCATGGCGACGCTGCGGGGCCTGTTCGCGATTCGGCCCGCCGGCCGGACGCCGGTGCCCCTCGACGAGGTGGGGCCGGTCGACGATATCGTCAAGCGCTTCTGTACGGGCGCGATGAGCTATGGCGCGATCAGCGCAGAGGCGCACGAGACGCTCGCGGTGGCCATGAACCGCCTCGGCGGGCGCTCGAACAGCGGCGAGGGAGGTGAGGATCCGCAACGGTACGTCCCGGATCCGAACGGCGACTCCCGGCGCAGCGCCATCAAGCAGGTGGCGTCGGCTCGATTCGGCGTCACGAGCGAGTATCTCGTCAACGCCGACGAGCTGCAGATCAAGATGGCGCAGGGCGCCAAGCCGGGCGAGGGAGGGCAGCTTCCGGGCAACAAGGTCTATCCCTGGATCGCCAAGGTTCGCTACTCGACGCCGGGTGTCGGTCTCATCAGCCCACCGCCGCATCACGACATCTATTCGATCGAAGACCTCGCACAGCTCATCTTCGATCTCAAGAACGCGAACCCACGGGCGCGGGTCAGCGTCAAGCTGGTGGCGGAGGTGGGTGTTGGCACCGTGGCGGCCGGTGTGGCCAAGGCGAAGAGCGACCATGTGCTCATCAGCGGCCACGATGGCGGCACGGGCGCCAGTCCCTTGACCTCGATCAAGCACGCCGGCATCCCGTGGGAGCTCGGCCTCGCCGAAACGCAGCAAACGCTCATTGCGAACGACTTGCGCGACCGCATCGTCGTGCAGGTCGATGGGCAGCTCAAGACGGGGCGTGACGTCGTGGTTGCCGCACTGCTCGGCGCCGAGGAATATGGCTTTTCCACGGCACCGCTCGTCGTCATGGGTTGCGTCATGATGCGCGTCTGCCACTTGGACACCTGTCCGGTAGGTGTCGCGACGCAGAATCCGCAGCTGCGCGCAAAGTTCACAGGGCGTGCCGAGCACGTCGTCAACTTCTTCCGTTTCGTTGCCGAAGAGGTGCGCGAGCACATGGCGCAGCTCGGCTTTCGCACGTTGGACGAGATGATCGGCCGAGCGGACCTGCTCGACGTCGTGCCTGCCGTTGAGCACTGGAAGGCGCACGGGCTCGATCTCTCCACGATCCTCTACGCTCCGTGGCTGGAGACCGAGACCGACACCGAGCGCACGACGGTAGCTCTGCATGCTGTGACGGCGCAGGAGCACGGGCTGCGTTCGGTGCTCGACAATGAGCTCTTGAAGATTGCAGAGCCGGCGCTGCTCGGTCGCGAGCGCGTGAACGCGTCGCGCCGAATACGGAACGTCAATCGGGCCACGGGCACGATGCTGGGGAGCGAGGTCACCCGACGCTTCGGTGCCGAGGGGTTGCCGGACGACACCATCGAGCTGCGCTTCACCGGGTCGGCGGGGCAGAGCTTTGGAGCGTTCCTCCCGCGCGGTATCACGATGACGCTCGAGGGTGATGCCAACGATTATGTCGGGAAGGGGCTTTCGGGCGGCCGGTTGATTCTCGTCCCGCCCGCGAATGCGGGCTTCGTCCCGGAGCGGAACATCATTGCGGGTAACGTCATGCTCTACGGCGCCACAGGCGGCGAGCTATTCGTGCGCGGTGTCGTGGGCGAGCGGTTTGCTGTCCGCAACAGTGGTGCTCACACTGTGGTCGAGGGTGTCGGCGATCACGGATGCGAGTACATGACGGGTGGACGCGTTCTGGTGCTTGGGGCGACGGGGCGTAATTTTGCGGCCGGCATGAGCGGCGGCATTGCCTACGTCGCGAATGTCAACGGTGACTTCGAGCGGCGTTGCAACCTCGAGATGGTGGCGCTCGAGACGCTGGATGAGGACGATGCGCAGTTCGTGCAGGGCATGCTGGCCAGGCACTATGAGCTGACCGGCAGCTCGGTGGCCAAGCAGCTGCTCGACGGTTGGCCGGCGGAGGCTGGGCGCTTCGCGAAGGTGATGCCAATCGACTACAAGCGTGCCCTCGAGCGGGAGAGACAGGAAGAGCTGGCCCTACTGGCCAGCGCCTGACACAAGATGGGTAATCCGACTGGGTTCATCGAGTTTCGACGGGAGACGCCGACGCGCCGGCCGGCCGACGTGCGCGTGCGCGACTACGACGAGGTGTACGAGCCGTTTCCGGAGGCGAGCCTGCGCGGGCAGGCCTCGCGCTGCATGGACTGTGGCATTCCGTTCTGCCACCAGGGGTGCCCGCTTGGGAACCTCATTCCGGAGTGGAACGATCTCGTCTACCACGATCGCTGGCGTGAAGCACTTGCCCGCCTGCATGCGACCAACAACTTTCCGGAGTTCACCGGTCGTTTGTGTCCGGCGCCGTGTGAGTCTTCGTGCGTGCTCAGCATCAACGACGATCCGGTCACGATCAAACAGGTCGAGGTCAGCATCATCGACCGCGGGTTGGACGAGGGATGGGTAGTCCCGGAGCCACCGGCGCATCGCACGGAGCGCCGCGTTGCCGTGATCGGGTCTGGCCCATCCGGTCTCGCCTGCGCGCAGCAGCTCGCGCGGGAAGGCCACGAGGCCGTCGTCTTCGAGCGTGCGGACCGCGTGGGCGGCTTACTCCGTTACGGCATCCCCGATTTCAAGATGCACAAGCGCCTGCTCGATCGGCGGCTCGAGCAGATGGTGGCCGAGGGCGTCCTGTTTCGGCCGGGTGTCAGCGCGGGCGTTGACGTGACGGGTGAGGAGTTGATCAGCGATTTCGACGCTGTGTGTCTCGCGGTTGGAGCCACGGCACCGCGTGGCCTCAATGTGCCGGGTGACGATCTTGCCGGGGTCCATCTGGCGATGGACTATCTCGAGCAACAGAATCGACGGCTGGCCGGGGACTCGCTCGATCCGGTACAGGACATCACTGCCCGCGGCAAGCGCGTGATCATTCTGGGCGGTGGGGACACTGGCGCGGACTGTCTGGGCACGGCGCACCGCCAAGGCGCGCGGGAGGTCCTGCAGTTCGAGATTGCCCCTCGGCCACCGGACGCCCGTGTGTCCAATAATCCGTGGCCGGAATGGCCCAACATCTTCCGCGTATCCGCGGCCCACGAGGAAGGCGGCGCGCGCGAGTACTCGCTGATGACGACCCGGCTCGAGGGAGACGGCCAGGGTCGGGTGACGCGGCTGCACGGTGTGCGTGTCGAGACGATTGTCGAGAACGGGCGGCTCACGTTCAAGCCAATCGAGGGAACCGATTTCGTCGAGGATGCGGATCTCGTGCTCGTCGCGACCGGATTCGTTGGCCCAGAGCGCAGTCCGCTCTTCGAGCAGCTTGGCATCGAGCTCGATGCTCGCGGTCGCATCAAGCACGACGCGGATTACCACACCACGGCCGACGGTGTCTTCGTCGCGGGCGATGCCCGCCGCGGCGCGTCGCTCATTGTCTGGGCGATTGCCGAAGGACGACGTGCTGCGGCCGCGGTGGATCGCTATTTGTCGGCAGCAAGATCGGCTCTGCCCTCATTCTCCTCCTGAATCCCCCGTGCGGTCGGGACCAGTGCCCACGGCCCCGACCGCCTTCTTTTTACGTCGGTCTCTTTGTGTACAGGTACGACACGATCAGTAGCAGCACACCCAGCACCAACACCGTCGCCATCTTGTAGAACTGGCTGAGCGTCGCGAGGTCGATCACGAAAACCTTGAGGATCGTGACGGCGAATAGCGCAAGCGCCAGATAGCGAATGGGGGCGTACTGTCGCCTGAGGCCGATGGCGACGAGTACTAGGGCGTATCCCGCCCACAGTGCCGAGATGGTGCCCTGCCGCGCAAGATCCGGCGACGTCAACCAGCTACCGCTGTAACCCAGGTGTTGGAACGCCGTGCTGGTCTCGACGGTGAGCGCGAGCAGAGTGACCAGATTCGCGCTGACGAAGAGCAGCGCGCGCATGCCATCCTGCGCCGCGGCCTCCCATCGTCGGTACATGGCTGCGGTCACGTACATGACGGCCACGACGCATGTGCTCGTGAAGGCGAGCGTATTCAGGAAAGGCACGGCGATGCCAGCGTGGCCTGAAAGCAGGTGGCCAACGAGACGAAGACCGGCGACGATCACCAGTAACTCACCCACGCCTCGCGCCCAGCGGCGCTGGCCGATGAGACCGAGCCAGACGAGCGAGCAGCCTTCGATGGCTAGCGCCACGGTAGCCACGTAGCCCTCGAGCCAAATAACGATGGAGGCTGCCGTGAGGCCGAGCGCGAGGCCCAGGTGGTGCATGGCCGCCGCGGGCAGGCGCGACCAAAGCCCCGTCGCGACCAGGCCGTTGACAGCGGCAAGACCGAGGGTGGCAGGTGCTTGCCAGTCCGGCGCATGAACGCCCAGCAGCTGATAGCTGACCGCGAACAGCCACCACCCATTCAAGTGAATGAGCGCCACGCGCGAAAGGGGAACGGGCCGGGGCTGACTACTATCCGAGGCACCCGCCGAACGCCAGGCGACCAGCAGATGCGCTACATAGATCGCTCCACCGGCCCCAAGGGCCGGCCACAGCCACTCACCGCGCGCGAACCCTTGCGCATGCACCAAGAACGGCACAGCCGCTGCAGCCCAGAAGACGAGCGTGGCATCCCGGCGTTCGGAACCGACGTCGAACATCACGCCTACCAGCGCCAGCGCGACCAGGAAAACGAGGAGTGCTGCATCATGTCCCGCGAGCAGGCCGAGCGAGACGATGTAGTACAAGACCGGCGCCGAGAGGATCGCTGCAACGATGACGTCCTTCCTGGGCGAGCTCGAGTGCCTTGCCTGTAATGCCGCCAGGATGAAGACCGCTGCAAATGCGGTCAGGAACAGCTCGGTCGTCAGCCAGAGCGACGGCTGGTAGGCGCTGTTCGCCCAGCCGAGCAAGCTTGCCGCGGTGGCAGCGTACGCAAGGACCGGCAGAGCGGGCCAGTCGTGGCGCGCCGCGATGACCACCGTACCGCCCGCTAGAACCAAATCGAAGGTGAGCAGCGCGATGGGGCTCTCGCGGTATCCGCCGGCGAGGAAGGGCGTGACGAAGCCACCGATCACTGCCAAGGCGGCAAACGGCAGCGACTCGTAGCGGCGCGCTAGCACGTATGCGAGTGCGGTCACACCGAGCAGCAGAGGAAACGCCAGCGCGCTCTCGATCAGCGCGTAATAGCCGTATGCGGCGTAGACGGCCACATATAGGACGACCAGGCCGGCACTGCTCAGCACTTGGCCAAACAGGGGCGTGCCGCGCGCAACCAGCCGTTCACCGAGCGCGATGAGCCCCACGCCCGCTGTGGCTGCGAGTCCTACGCGCGTCACCTCGTTCAGCCACAGTTGCGCAAACGCATAGCGCACGAAGTATCCCAGGCCAAGGATGATCGCTGCCACGCCGATGTACAGGAGCCAGCGCGTGCCGATGAGCGTCTCGATCTCTCCGCGCGGCGCGGCGGGCGCCGGGCCGGTAGCTTCAGGATGGCTCTCCAACGCCGACGACTCTGGAGGCATCGATTGGTGCGGCGTGTGCTCCGCTGCTGCTGCCCTGGCGGAGGGTGCGGGCACAGTTGGCTGTTGCCGGCGGACCAGCAGCACCGGAATCAGAACGAGCAAGGCGATGCCGATGGCTGCAAAGAATGCCATCAGCAGGAGTAGGAACAGGAGCTCCACCAGCGCTTCTCCTAACGCAAGACCAGCTCTGCAAGAGCCTACAGGCTCTCACATCGGTCATTCTGCATTAGAAGAAGTGCTAGGGGCGAGGGCCTGCCACAGCACGTAGCGACCGTGCTACGTACCGTTGAACCTTCTCAAGGTCGAACTGTGATCTCGATGGCCTTGAGGAATTTCACGGGTTGGCCGTCTCGCGTCGCCGGCTTGTATTGCCAGCTCTCGGCGGCGTCCAACACCAGCGCATCATAGATTGGGTGTAGCGGTTGCGTCACCGCCGCACGCTCGACGCGCCCTTGCTCGTCGATGAGCACCTCGAGTGCCAGCGTCGCGGGTTGGCGATTGAGGGTGATGCCGCGCGGCGGAGGGACCTTT
It includes:
- a CDS encoding DinB family protein; the encoded protein is MAERASLECPLAMRWCRKEILGHLIDSAANNHHRFIRAQAVVRLQFPPYQQDQWVAAQGYRERPWLELVELWRLYNQHLVHVMNRVPKESLGNECVVSPDEPSTLADHMVDYVRHVEHHLGQIFAQG
- a CDS encoding sulfatase-like hydrolase/transferase, translating into MLRFLVTTLPLLYVITTSVGSEPFSAGERARAHSGQSTESATEAQPSLQLPPIPNAKPRNVVFILVDDLRYDVFGFTGHPFVETPHIDALARGGVHFPHAVVTTSLCSPSRASILTGLYAHRHRVINNNEPVPPGLVFFSQYLQNGGYETAFVGKWHMGHDTDDPQRGFDHWVSFSGQGQYLPGPKTIFNVNGRHVPQKGYITDELTDYALDWLKERDAKRPFMLYLSHKAVHENFTPAERHQGRYAKQQVDWPASFDPTTDPAGRPMWVTNQRNSWHGVDFAYYGRRDITEEYRRYLEAVLAVDDSVGRVVEALREQGLLESTVIMLMGDNGFAWGEHGLIDKRTAYEESMLVPLVAYAPGELPAGGKVSEVVGNIDIAPTVLAAAGLQPPSDMDGRSFLDLARGKEVPWRDSVLYEYFWERNFPQTPTIHALRAQRYKYIHYHGIWDLDELYDLQADPGEIKNLINDPAHKEVVEQMNQQLFDVLEQTDGMQMPLYRDRGGQNNLRRKDGPGATAFPESFKSDPKPPR
- a CDS encoding AbrB/MazE/SpoVT family DNA-binding domain-containing protein, with translation MAKHQDVRYASRLTRKAQVTIPRAVRETLGVAPGDYIAYELGEGRVSLRRVEPFDLEFHAALSETLDEWSTPEDEEAFRDL
- a CDS encoding type II toxin-antitoxin system PemK/MazF family toxin, which produces MTCDAWEVVAVPFPFTDRSGQKRRPALILSPRRFNAEGHSVMAMMTTKRHAPWPGDTSIANLDAAGLRTACIVRLKIFTLDNRLIVRRIGSLAAPDKKAIRASVRQHLW
- a CDS encoding glutamate synthase subunit alpha; this encodes MDPYPQRPQGGLYTPDREHDACGVGFLVNLKGRRSRSIVNLGLEALERLAHRAATGGDCCTGDGAGLLIQIPDKLFRREAALGRITADESAPRLTTLPASGRYAVGLFFGSPDPQANALAKMLFAMVVRQEGQQLLGWRRVPTDNRSLGDIAKGVEPAMDHVFLAPGEAADDEDAFERRLLVIRQRFQTLVRTSGIDDRKYFYVASLSCRTLVYKGMLTPMQLREYFADLDDPRLESALCLFHSRFSTNTFPSWELAHPYRMVAHNGEINTLRGNINWMRAREAQLASPLLDGDIPKILPVVREGLSDSACFDSVLELLALGGRSLPHAVMMMIPEAWERHESMSAEKKSFYAYHSCLMEPWDGPACICFTDGRQIGAVLDRNGLRPARYWVTKDDLVIVGSEVGILDVPADRIAEKGRLQPGRMFLVDLHEQRIIGDDELKHRIATEQPYQQWVAENLIPLDHLDPADPPPALQPDERHVRQLAFGYTQEELKLLLAPMAMKGEEAVGSMGNDAALAVLSNRPRALADYFQQLFAQVTNPPLDAIRERLVTSVTTAIGPERNLLDPEPDSCRMILCDSPFLDNEEMARFKALAQYDRVGHRFAANGRSADLEPAVGAGERKGPEPDNPYYVTALDMIFPVAEGEEGLEPALKALFAKADIAIGKGARVLVLSDRAVDAHHAAIPALLAVAGLQNHLVREGTRTNVTLIVETGEAREVHQFATLIGYGASAVNPWLVLETLPALGDLGFVDPTMPAAKLRRQYLKAVEKGVVKVMSKMGISTIASYRGAQVFEAVGLSKELVDKYFTYTPSRIGGLGIREIARETLVHHAQAFGYARPPKLYAKAEGRALPAAATVVRSAGPSGPASPSRVLPELDSGGQYQWRSEGEYHLFNPETVFRLQHATRSARYDMFREYTRRVDEQSERMATLRGLFAIRPAGRTPVPLDEVGPVDDIVKRFCTGAMSYGAISAEAHETLAVAMNRLGGRSNSGEGGEDPQRYVPDPNGDSRRSAIKQVASARFGVTSEYLVNADELQIKMAQGAKPGEGGQLPGNKVYPWIAKVRYSTPGVGLISPPPHHDIYSIEDLAQLIFDLKNANPRARVSVKLVAEVGVGTVAAGVAKAKSDHVLISGHDGGTGASPLTSIKHAGIPWELGLAETQQTLIANDLRDRIVVQVDGQLKTGRDVVVAALLGAEEYGFSTAPLVVMGCVMMRVCHLDTCPVGVATQNPQLRAKFTGRAEHVVNFFRFVAEEVREHMAQLGFRTLDEMIGRADLLDVVPAVEHWKAHGLDLSTILYAPWLETETDTERTTVALHAVTAQEHGLRSVLDNELLKIAEPALLGRERVNASRRIRNVNRATGTMLGSEVTRRFGAEGLPDDTIELRFTGSAGQSFGAFLPRGITMTLEGDANDYVGKGLSGGRLILVPPANAGFVPERNIIAGNVMLYGATGGELFVRGVVGERFAVRNSGAHTVVEGVGDHGCEYMTGGRVLVLGATGRNFAAGMSGGIAYVANVNGDFERRCNLEMVALETLDEDDAQFVQGMLARHYELTGSSVAKQLLDGWPAEAGRFAKVMPIDYKRALERERQEELALLASA
- the gltD gene encoding glutamate synthase small subunit codes for the protein MGNPTGFIEFRRETPTRRPADVRVRDYDEVYEPFPEASLRGQASRCMDCGIPFCHQGCPLGNLIPEWNDLVYHDRWREALARLHATNNFPEFTGRLCPAPCESSCVLSINDDPVTIKQVEVSIIDRGLDEGWVVPEPPAHRTERRVAVIGSGPSGLACAQQLAREGHEAVVFERADRVGGLLRYGIPDFKMHKRLLDRRLEQMVAEGVLFRPGVSAGVDVTGEELISDFDAVCLAVGATAPRGLNVPGDDLAGVHLAMDYLEQQNRRLAGDSLDPVQDITARGKRVIILGGGDTGADCLGTAHRQGAREVLQFEIAPRPPDARVSNNPWPEWPNIFRVSAAHEEGGAREYSLMTTRLEGDGQGRVTRLHGVRVETIVENGRLTFKPIEGTDFVEDADLVLVATGFVGPERSPLFEQLGIELDARGRIKHDADYHTTADGVFVAGDARRGASLIVWAIAEGRRAAAAVDRYLSAARSALPSFSS
- a CDS encoding DUF2339 domain-containing protein, whose product is MELLFLLLLMAFFAAIGIALLVLIPVLLVRRQQPTVPAPSARAAAAEHTPHQSMPPESSALESHPEATGPAPAAPRGEIETLIGTRWLLYIGVAAIILGLGYFVRYAFAQLWLNEVTRVGLAATAGVGLIALGERLVARGTPLFGQVLSSAGLVVLYVAVYAAYGYYALIESALAFPLLLGVTALAYVLARRYESLPFAALAVIGGFVTPFLAGGYRESPIALLTFDLVLAGGTVVIAARHDWPALPVLAYAATAASLLGWANSAYQPSLWLTTELFLTAFAAVFILAALQARHSSSPRKDVIVAAILSAPVLYYIVSLGLLAGHDAALLVFLVALALVGVMFDVGSERRDATLVFWAAAAVPFLVHAQGFARGEWLWPALGAGGAIYVAHLLVAWRSAGASDSSQPRPVPLSRVALIHLNGWWLFAVSYQLLGVHAPDWQAPATLGLAAVNGLVATGLWSRLPAAAMHHLGLALGLTAASIVIWLEGYVATVALAIEGCSLVWLGLIGQRRWARGVGELLVIVAGLRLVGHLLSGHAGIAVPFLNTLAFTSTCVVAVMYVTAAMYRRWEAAAQDGMRALLFVSANLVTLLALTVETSTAFQHLGYSGSWLTSPDLARQGTISALWAGYALVLVAIGLRRQYAPIRYLALALFAVTILKVFVIDLATLSQFYKMATVLVLGVLLLIVSYLYTKRPT